TTACTAAGGAAAAGGCTAAACCAGACTTGGAAGTAGGAGTCTTGGAGAAGACAATTTTTAGTTTACAGGAGACATATAGCATTAAATTGGGGATCAGAAGAAGTACAAGTTGATAAGTTTTTGTTCATCTTTGGTTCATTTGCTGGTGAAGTACTCCACACCCAACGTATAGATCAATACTCAACaacatttggtgagatattaaaaggcATTGACAGATATTTTAAACTCCCAAATTGTAGAGAGTGCAGACCCTAGAAGAAAGACTAGCGCATCCCTAATAAAATGCTGAGGACAACAGAGACTGCAGAGCAAGGTCAccaaaagaccataagaaataggaccaggagtaggctgttcggcccctcaagcctgcaccaccattcaataagaacatggctgatctgactgaggcctcaactcctcttatgtgccagctcctcatagccctcaactcctcaatatttcaaaaatctatctacctcctctttaaaaactttgtgacctagcctccacaactctctggggtagagaattccagacatttactaccctctgagagaagaaattccttcgcatctcagttttacaTGAGCATCCTCTTATTCTGTaacatgtcccctagttctagattcccccactagtggaaacatcttctcaacatctaccccatCAAGCATCCTCAGAATATTGTATGTTTTAAttagatcacccttcattcttaaaggcctaatctgtttagccattcttgataagtcaactccttcatcccaggaatcagcctagtgaatctcttttgaactgccttcaaTACCAGTATATTCTTTCTTCAAAACAGGGAccccaaactgtacacagtactccaggtgcagcatcacctacaccctgtacagttgtaacaagacttccctatttttaaactccaaccccctagcaatacaggccaaaattccatttgccttcttaattacttgctgcacctgcatgctaattttttgtgtttcatgcacaagaacatccagatccctctgtgctgcacttttttggagtctctccgtTTAATTAATAGTCTgcattttgattcttcctaccaaagtgcatgaactctcactttcctatattaaactccatctgccaagttttttgcccactcactcaacctatctatataccCTCTCAGATTCTTTATGTCCTCATCACTACATGccatcccacctatttttgtatcatcagcaaatttggatacattacactctgccccctcatccaagtcattagtatagaaaataaacaattgaggccctagaactgatccttgtgacatttcactagttacgtctttccaacctgaaaaagacccattaatcccgactctgtcttctgtgtgttaactaatcctcaatccaggctaatacattaccccgaataccatgagctcttgtgCAAaaacttttatgtggcaccttatcgaatgccttctggaaatctaaatacactacatctaccagttccctttTATCAACTCAGCTTGCTAtattctcaaagaattctagcaaatttgtcaaacatgattttacttttacaaaaccatgttgattctgtttgATTGCACTAAAATTTTTCTAAaagtcctgctatttcttccttaataatggactctagcattttcttaacaacagatgttaggctgactagcctgtagtttccagctttttgtctccctcccttcttgaaaaggggtatcacattagtggttttccaatccgctgggacctttctggaatccagtgagttctggaatatttcgaccaatgtctccactatctctgcgGCCATTCCTTCAAaccccttggatgcaggccatcaggtcctggcgacttatCTGCCTTTGGTCCTATtagtttgtcaaatgctttgtcccgcgtgatagagactgttacaagatctttcctcccattagctctttgcttatctgatatcgTTGGGATGTTTATATATTGTCCTCTatggtgaagaccaatgcaaaatactggtttaaattatctgttcTCTGTTATCAGtcctccagttgcatcctccaaagGTCCCATGCTCACCTTAGccactctttttatatacctTTAGAATCTCttgctttttgtttttttatatcTTGCCAATTTGCTTTCGTAAtcaactttctctctctttattagcttcttagtcatccactgctggttcctaaaaaaaaaaaaattccaaatcctctggcctaccacaaGTTTTCGCCGCTtcgtatgccttagtttttgattggatactctccttgaccatctTTGTTAACCATGGACACTGACTTGAGACCCTAATTGCTTGCCCtcgaactgaatttgaaattctaccatgttggaATTGCTACCCCcaagaggatccttaactacaatatctcttattaatcccatctCAATACACATTTCTAGATCTCAAGTAGCCTGTCATCGGATAGTttctgcaacgtattgctctaagaaacaatccttgATGCACCCTACAAATTCATTTTctatgttacccctgccaatctgatttgtccagtcaacatgcaaattaaaatcacctgtgaccattgtagcacccttcttgcatgcctccattattttccgatttatactttgtcctgtagtgaggcaactctttggaggcctatagacaactcccaacGGTGacctcttccccttgctattccttatttccacccaaaccaattccacTTCATAAtctattgcacctttttcattactcaccactgcactgatacttttcctttattaaaaaagctacgtcacctccttttcctttttgcctatttttctggaatgtTGAAGAGACTTGAAtgttgagttcccagtcttggtcaccctgcaaccacatctctgtaatagctatcaagtttCTGTGTCtgaaactgaagatggttgatgagaagaaaccAGTTCCCAAGAAGGGAGCCAAGAAAGCCTTAAAGAAACTGTCAGCAAAGGGCGGCAAGAAGCGGCGAAGATTGAGGAAAGAGAGTTACTCCTTTtacatctacaaagtgatgaagcaggttcaccaTGACACTGGCATCTCCTCTaaggccatgagcatcatgaactcaTTCATGAACAATATTTTCAAGCACTTGTGGGTGAGGCTTCCtgcctggcccattacaacaagtgcagcaccatcagctcctGGGAGCTCCAGACTgccatgtgcctgctgctgccTGGGGAACTGGCCAAGCATGCCGTGTCAGAAGGGACAAAGGTGGTTACCAAGTAAACCAGCTCCAAGTAAAAACCCCACAATGGACTGAAAAAcaaattcatttatttctatttgtgccgttaactcatctatcttgttactcCTTCATTGGCataggtatagaatataaaagtaaggatataatgttggaattgtataaaacactggtgagaccacaactggaatattgtgtgcagttctagtcaccacattacaggaaagacgtaatagctctggagagagtgcagaggaggtttacaagaatgttgccagggttagaaaattgtagctacgaggagaaattggataggttgggttaaaagcaaaaaactgtggatgctggaaatctactcagcaggtctggcagcatctgtggagaggagcacagttaacgttttgagtccgcatgactcttcaacagaactaaggaaaaatagaaaaggggtgaaatataagctggtttaaggggtgggtgggacaagaagagctggatagagggccagtgataggtggagataaccaaaagatgtcacagacaaaaggacaaagaggtgttgaaggtggtgatattatctaacaaAGGGTGGCaaggttggataggttggggttattttccttagaacaaagaagggtGAGAGGTGACTATGAGGGGAATAGGtatagtggacaggataaaattgtttcccttggtggagaattctagaaccaggggacatagattcaagataagtggcagaagatgtaggggggacatgaggaagaactgttttttacagagggtagtgggtgtctggaatttgctgcccaagttggtggtagaggcagaaactctaaactcttttaaaaagtacctggatctacaccttaagtgctgcaagctgcagggctatgggctgggtgcaggaaggtgggatgagaaagggcacctgggtgtcctcaggctggcatggacaagatgggccaaatggcctccttctgtgctgtaacttttctatggttacaaatgctgtgtgcattcagataaagagccttaagctttgactttttaccattattactcattctggttctaatcgagtacaggagcagggatgtcttgctgcaatcatacagggccttggtgagaccagacttggattattgcatgcagttttggtctccttatctgaggaaggatgttcttgctatagaggga
The genomic region above belongs to Carcharodon carcharias isolate sCarCar2 chromosome 5, sCarCar2.pri, whole genome shotgun sequence and contains:
- the LOC121277737 gene encoding putative histone H2B type 2-D, with translation MVDEKKPVPKKGAKKALKKLSAKGGKKRRRLRKESYSFYIYKVMKQVHHDTGISSKAMSIMNSFMNNIFKHLWVRLPAWPITTSAAPSAPGSSRLPCACCCLGNWPSMPCQKGQRWLPSKPAPSKNPTMD